Proteins co-encoded in one Plasmodium sp. gorilla clade G2 genome assembly, chromosome: 9 genomic window:
- a CDS encoding 6-phosphofructokinase codes for MDTNSGDKNAANTGGADGLVKTVSVLLRDNKCKFNIDESYDQNDKEKLLNDVGQQDSGMINCLMEKLTTKKFLEEKETKNSFYLVDNENMKIKKLKEHGHSASLNDDLSPLQYERTKYIPTLPKAFASEYQILEENYGDEFINKNDYEDVKRFLKNLHNLPMLNVKESNNNESFKGGNILKIGIILSGGPAPGGHNVISGIYDYAKRYNEQSQVIGFLGGIDGLYSKNYVTITDSMMNRFRNLGGFNMLWSGRGKVKNKDDLIAIENIVSKLKLNGLVIIGGDGSNSNAALISEYFAERNIPISIIGVPKTIDGDLKSEAIEISFGFDTATRTYSEIIGNLCTDVKTGHNVYHVVRVMGRSASHVVLECALQTRPNVVLIGEEVEQLNLSLKDIVKNIVNIILKRKSLNKNYGVILLPEGLIEFVPEMKILISELNVILKDGPFDASKLQKSKEVWDFLPPIIRDQLLMDRESTGYIQVGKIATERLIIVLVESELAKLNNKNLNIQFMSHYLGYEGRCAIPSNFDCNYCYALGYNAALLIDHKKTGYMSIIRNLADSYTNWIPAAIPFLRIMHVIKDNTGNEFPAVKRYLVDLNSPLFNVLKEVRGLWSLYDLYRSPGPIQFNGHLGNARCYTVKTPTKDNLLCQNADDLELIINLTNKNTNGNNGHNNHNVSDDKAKDGESSSSSSFKKTNYNLSDNNTNTNYNNISDGSTFGNTTLLNNTTCNVKVDGVNTSNNQEGNTSDVLSAEPVNQGFYEQHASSYKSLGCMSELQTSRLYNKLELPELCSDLKAKVRAGKQYISNDPYTQKQILSNYPHMSYENKFQIQEIFHDKYASPISFEIRIGIVFLSRQAPGAMNVLCGLYRRLKLLKGVCIAFYGLYGLLHNKYIIIDDDNIAKYVNQGGLELTGNSPEHSLFDKENRNKVCETVTQLQLNGLVMPGSNITITEAALLSEYFLEKKIPTSVVGIPLTGSNNLIHELIETCVGFDSSTKVYASLIGNVLTDAVSMPKYWHFIRLMGRSPSHEVLECALQTHPNVVIISEEYGAADKTLWRVVQDIADVVCARADVGKNYGTVLIPDALLMHLPHMKILLSEISDILNEASEKGQLLEARNDLVNLSGVDHGQLTSEWVSKLTPWSLALLKTFPQFIIKELLQVDLRSMRFEQLETEQLLLQMVKEELQDRKKKGKYSGSFMGLTHFFGYQGRSSLPSEFDCKLAYAYGHAASIVIESGLTGYIVSIRGLCGNVKDWKLFAIPFISLMKILPKGQGSKYLKSASKGDLPVIPSAPVDLNGKAYRSLKIALQKWQMEDRFCNPGPIQFEGNASNYYNRILFEEQSEYFEMLRYVECYANILKDTCRFGVSADYLKNVFVQLCGMLVLAYKPNDILSNMPYIGSIEDYYDWENQRKRMN; via the coding sequence ATGGATACCAATAGTGGAGATAAGAATGCTGCAAATACAGGAGGAGCTGATGGGCTTGTGAAGACTGTATCTGTTTTATTAAGAGATAACAAatgtaaatttaatatagatGAAAGTTATGATCAAAATGATAAAgagaaattattaaatgatgtAGGTCAACAGGATAGTGGTATGATAAATTGTTTGATGGAGAAATTAACAACTAAGAAATTTTTAGAAGAGAAAGAAACAAAGAATAGTTTTTATTTAGtagataatgaaaatatgaaaataaaaaaattaaaagaacatGGTCATTCAGCTTCATTAAATGATGATTTAAGTCCATTACAATATgaaagaacaaaatatatacctACCTTACCTAAAGCATTTGCTAGTGAATATCAAATATTAGAAGAGAATTATGGAgatgaatttataaataaaaatgattatgAAGATGTAAAGaggtttttaaaaaatttacataatttACCAATGTTAAATGTTAaagaaagtaataataatgaatctTTTAAAGGTGgcaatattttaaaaattggTATTATTTTATCAGGTGGTCCAGCTCCTGGTGGTCATAATGTTATATCTGGTATATATGATTATGCAAAACGTTATAATGAACAATCACAAGTTATTGGTTTTCTTGGTGGTATTGATGGTTTATATAGTAAAAATTATGTTACTATAACTGATAGTATGATGAATAGATTTAGAAATTTAGGTGGTTTTAATATGTTATGGTCAGGTAGAggaaaagtaaaaaataaagatgattTAATTGCTATCGAAAATATTGTATCCAAATTGAAATTAAATGGTTTAGTTATTATTGGTGGTGATGGTTCTAATAGTAATGCAGCTTTGATTTCTGAATATTTTGCAGAAAGGAATATTCCTATATCTATTATTGGTGTTCCTAAAACTATTGATGGTGATTTAAAAAGTGAAGCAATTGAAATTAGTTTTGGTTTTGATACTGCTACTAGAACATATTCAGAAATTATTGGAAATTTATGTACAGATGTAAAAACTGGTCATAATGTTTATCATGTTGTTCGTGTTATGGGTAGATCAGCATCACATGTTGTTTTAGAATGTGCTCTACAAACTAGACCAAATGTTGTTTTAATAGGTGAAGAAGTTGAACAATTAAATTTATCACTTAAAGATATtgttaaaaatattgttaatattatattaaaaagaaaatcattaaataaaaattatggtGTTATCTTATTACCTGAAGGTTTAATTGAATTTGTACCcgaaatgaaaatattaatttctgaattaaatgttattttaaaagatgGACCATTTGATGCTTCCAAACTTCAAAAATCAAAAGAAGTATGGGATTTCTTACCACCTATTATTAGAGATCAATTATTAATGGATAGAGAATCTACTGGTTATATTCAAGTTGGTAAAATCGCTACCGAAAGATTAATTATTGTATTAGTTGAATCTGAACTAGccaaattaaataataaaaacctAAATATTCAATTTATGTCACATTATCTAGGTTATGAAGGTAGATGTGCTATTCCATCCAATTTTGATTGTAATTATTGTTATGCATTAGGTTACAACGCTGCACTCTTAATTGATCATAAAAAAACAGGATATATGTCCATTATTAGAAATTTGGCAGATTCATATACTAACTGGATACCAGCTGCTATCCCATTCTTACGAATTATGCATGTAATTAAAGACAATACAGGTAATGAATTCCCAGCAGTCAAAAGATATTTAGTTGATTTAAATAGTCCATTATTTAATGTATTAAAGGAAGTTAGGGGGCTGTGGTCTctttatgatttatatagATCTCCAGGACCTATCCAATTTAATGGCCATTTAGGTAATGCACGTTGTTATACTGTTAAGACTCCAACAAAGGATAATTTGTTATGTCAGAATGCCGATGATTTAGAgcttattataaatttaactAACAAGAATACAAATGGAAATAATGGCCACAATAATCATAATGTATCTGATGATAAGGCAAAAGATGGtgaatcatcatcatcaagttcttttaaaaaaaccaACTACAATCtaagtgataataatacaaatactaattataataatatatctgatGGATCTACATTTGGTAATACTaccttattaaataatacaacCTGTAATGTAAAAGTTGATGGAGTGAATACTTCAAATAATCAAGAAGGTAATACATCTGATGTTTTGTCTGCAGAACCTGTAAACCAAGGTTTTTATGAACAACATGCATCTAGTTATAAATCCTTAGGCTGTATGTCAGAATTACAAACGTCTAGATTATACAACAAATTAGAATTGCCTGAATTATGTTCTGATTTGAAAGCAAAGGTTAGAGCTGGAAAACAGTATATATCAAATGATCCTTATACACAAAAACAGATTTTATCAAATTATCCACATATGTCATATGAAAACAAATTTCAGATACAAGAAATATTTCATGACAAATACGCTAGCCCTATTTCGTTTGAAATAAGAATTGGTATAGTATTTTTATCAAGACAAGCACCAGGTGCTATGAATGTGTTATGTGGTTTATATAGGCGtttgaaattattaaaaggtGTTTGTATTGCATTTTATGGTTTATATGGATTATTACATAAtaagtatattataatagatgatgataatattgcAAAATATGTAAATCAAGGAGGTTTAGAATTAACTGGAAATTCTCCAGAGCATTCATTAtttgataaagaaaatagaaataaaGTATGTGAGACGGTTACCCAATTACAGTTAAATGGTTTAGTTATGCCAGGATCTAATATAACTATTACAGAAGCTGCATTATTATCAGAATActttttagaaaaaaaaatacccACATCTGTTGTAGGTATACCATTAACAGGATCTAATAATTTGATACATGAATTAATAGAGACATGTGTTGGTTTTGATAGTAGTACAAAGGTATATGCATCATTAATTGGTAATGTATTAACAGATGCAGTAAGTATGCCTAAATATTGGCATTTTATTCGTTTAATGGGAAGATCTCCGTCACATGAAGTTTTAGAATGTGCTTTACAAACTCATCCTAATGTAGTAATTATATCAGAAGAATATGGAGCAGCAGATAAAACATTATGGAGAGTTGTTCAAGATATTGCTGATGTTGTATGTGCAAGAGCTGATGTTGGAAAAAATTATGGTACTGTATTAATACCAGATGCATTATTAATGCACTTACcacatatgaaaatattattatctgaaataagtgatatattaaatgaggCATCTGAGAAAGGACAATTATTAGAAGCAAGGAATGATTTAGTAAATTTATCTGGTGTAGATCATGGTCAATTAACATCAGAATGGGTTTCTAAATTAACACCATGGAGTTTAGCCTTATTAAAAACGTTCCcacaatttattataaaagaattattacaAGTAGATTTGAGATCTATGCGTTTTGAACAATTAGAAACTgaacaattattattacaaatgGTGAAGGAAGAATTACAAGatagaaagaaaaaaggaaaatattctGGAAGTTTCATGGGATTAACACACTTTTTTGGTTATCAAGGACGATCATCATTACCATCAGAATTTGATTGTAAATTAGCATATGCATATGGACATGCAGCATCTATAGTTATTGAAAGTGGATTAACAGGATATATAGTATCTATAAGAGGATTATGTGGTAATGTAAAAGATTGGAAATTATTTGCTATaccatttatatcattaatgaaaatattaccAAAAGGACAAGGaagtaaatatttaaaaagtgCATCTAAAGGTGATCTACCAGTAATACCTAGTGCACCTGTAGATTTAAATGGTAAAGCATATAGAAGCTTAAAAATTGCTTTACAAAAATGGCAAATGGAAGATCGTTTTTGTAATCCAGGACCAATACAATTTGAAGGTAATGCAtctaattattataataggaTATTATTTGAAGAACAATCAGAATATTTTGAAATGTTAAGATATGTTGAATGTTAtgcaaatattttaaaa
- a CDS encoding sugar transporter,putative gives MAEIKNLTKKKESIYNTQDKINNNNASNNIYINKNINIYNNKNIHIYNNEPNNYKVNYINSTHGIPRDVYAKNYISIINSESKNKMTNEKNEVNISNGNIKNEKNKKGGSQEIRNGIEYINNNNIQEKKKSNNHSKISCYSNEYMIKNNEQIHMKNTTTINSYEYNNKNNIIKEGKKEKCYLLYNGNKNGPYYYMNQKNGIDNNNNNNIKGGSIHNNVYYNIKPVNNKYEYYSKYLPPVIINNNSNNNNSNNNIDCNCINIKNKINNKDLLKINNISVYDQKKNKIIINNIHNNNNIFSSDCIQTNNIYDPIQGKKYISSKKFMTPIIKNSHDNLKEKNKSYINNIKTHLEYNTNSVINNSNDINYNDTSNYYNNTNDYKVVHNNNNNNDDDNNKYVAPIYTSSNNVNVDLKNATCDNEKKIQKLDKIYNDSENEKVYENIHNDPKKKQKKKNIYKENMMSKKNEINNNVPQYCNNNNNYYYTKEENYRNIKNNVDEKNIFPYEQNNYDNDYILKKNNESTDVNNIYNNMNNIHNIYNIKNKSVERSSYINQNNLHIIKTYNEKINEVSASDVINSNDDMESDHYESIPSQNVSLSKIADINIPQNNTTYNNNIEEKEYEKYDSYNDKTNDIYSVEVMDNLYDSKDKNNIHDNINNIYDNINNITTKEDYYINDVNDKNDNNKYNYYQKRGSISYSGLLTSMVSSILTQQNERKIKESNNCLNYSWGIDKYDYTLLQTFEDNTERKNNIILKKKIMEGFNKKKSNEHILTLTLSLMICISILCNYDHGAIPVTLEEIQKDFPLSYIEQSLLGSLVYFGLIIGTIMASVLFELLSAKLLVTISIILLSISLYIFSHANCITFMYISRFVNGLCQAIPVVYLPVWVDEFSPDEKATQWMSYIQLASIGGTVFGYFLGGILSNNSYTYNKNDSIFSNVNVVTTWRSPFLIQAFLLLPIFLIMIFIPSEKINITSNNSQCTDDISIQEIDDITQSQNKNHKHNNNITNKYSNHKYNNNIYNSNTYDNIYKTNNYFSSYNNIYHNNNINICHNNETKDISYTSRDTNKSIAEKHKYRKSKLFSDSKNKLLRRNFNRSATYIMEKKTNVLKKTLKEVKKLFHNKLYIIITLGMSNLYFVVTGIQFWITEYMSVVLLTEKMKIVTVSTLCFLTSPTSGVWFGGFVCDLFGGYKNTNYSKTIKVATAFAISACIFGILSAHLKNFIFFSISLWLCLFTGSALVPVCVGMLLSCVNNHQKSLSSAVSQVIYNVFGWFSAPLLSGIIMDIMHKYTNDNRLALKAGFTMILYSSSIGFLLLLYANFLDLSEKKDNDELIELEEPLT, from the exons ATGGCAgagataaaaaatttaacaaaaaagaaagagaGCATTTACAACACAcaggataaaataaataacaacaatgcgagtaataatatttacattaataaaaatattaatatctataataacaagaatattcatatttataataatgaaccCAATAATTATAAAGTAAATTATATCAATAGTACTCATGGAATTCCAAGGGATGTATAcgcaaaaaattatatatctataataaACAGTGaatctaaaaataaaatgacaaatgaaaagaatgaagtaaatatttctaatggtaatataaaaaatgagaaaaacaaaaaagggGGATCTCAAGAAATACGAAATGGTATagagtatataaataataataatatacaagaaaaaaaaaaaagtaataatcaTAGTAAAATATCTTGTTATTCTAATgaatatatgataaagaaCAATGAGCAGATTCATATGAAGAATACTACAACAATTAATagttatgaatataataataaaaataatataataaaagaaggcaaaaaagagaaatgttatttattatacaatggaaataaaaatggtccttattattatatgaaccAGAAAAATGGTAtagacaataataataataataatattaaaggtGGTAGTATTCATAACaatgtttattataatatcaagcctgtaaataataaatacgaatattattcaaaatatcTCCCACCTGTTATAATTAACAATAatagtaacaataataatagtaataataatatagattgtaattgtataaatatcaaaaataaaattaacaaCAAAGATCtacttaaaataaataatatatctgtttatgatcaaaaaaaaaataaaataataataaataatattcataataataataatatattttcatcagaTTGTATACAaactaataatatatatgatcctatacaaggaaaaaaatatatatcatcaaaaAAGTTTATGACAccaattataaaaaatagccatgataatttaaaagaaaagaataaatcatatattaataatattaagacACATCTGGAATATAACACAAATAGtgtaataaataatagtaatgatataaattataatgacacaagtaattattataataatacaaatgattataaagtggtgcataataataataataataatgatgatgataataataaatatgtagcACCTATTTATACATCATCAAATAATGTTAATGTGGATTTAAAAAACGCAACTTgtgataatgaaaaaaaaatacaaaaactTGACAAAATTTATAACGATTCTGAAAATGAAAAGGTATATGAAAACATTCACAATGATCCAaagaagaaacaaaaaaaaaaaaatatatataaagaaaatatgatgagtaagaaaaatgaaataaataataatgttcctcaatattgtaataataataataattattattatacaaaagAGGAGAATTacagaaatataaaaaataatgtagatgagaaaaatatatttccatatgaacaaaataattatgataatgattatattttaaaaaaaaataatgaatcaactgatgtaaataatatttataataatatgaataatattcataatatatataatataaaaaataaatctgTGGAAAgatcatcatatataaatcaaaataatttacatattataaaaacctataatgaaaaaataaatgaagtaTCAGCTTCAGACGTAATAAATTCAAATGATGATATGGAAAGTGACCATTATGAATCTATACCTAGTCAGAATGTATCACTTAGTAAGATAgcagatataaatattcctCAGAATAAtacaacatataataataatatagaagaaaaagaatatgagaaatatgattcatataatgataaaactaatgatatatatagtgTAGAAGTTATggataatttatatgattctaaagataaaaataatatacatgataatataaataatatatatgataatataaataatataacaacaaAAGaggattattatattaatgatgtaaatgataagaatgataataataaatataattattatcaaaaaagAGGAAGTATCAGTTATAGTGGTTTATTAACATCAATGGTATCATCTATTTTAACACaacaaaatgaaagaaaaataaaagaaagcAATAATTGTTTAAATTATTCATGGGGTATAgataaatatgattataCATTATTACAAACTTTTGAAGATAATacagaaagaaaaaataatattatattaaaaaaaaaaattatggaaggatttaataagaaaaaatctAATGAACATATTTTAACTTTAACTTTATCATTAATGATATGTATTTCTATTTTATGTAATTATGATCATGGAGCTATACCAGTAACATTAGAAGAAATACAAAAAGATTTTCCATTAAGTTATATAGAACAATCATTATTAGGTAGTTTAGTTTATTTTGGATTAATTATTGGTACTATAATGGCTAGTGTATTATTCGAATTATTGTCAGCTAAATTATTAGTTACTATAAGTATTATCttattatctatatctttatatatatttagtcATGCAAATTGTATTAcctttatgtatatttctaGATTTGTAAATGGACTTTGTCAAGCTATACCTGTTGTATACTTACCTGTATGGGTTGATGAGTTTTCACCTGATGAAAAAGCTACTCAATGGATGTCATATATTCAACTAGCTTCCATAGGAGGAACTGTTTTTGGTTATTTCTTAGGAGGAATTCTATCAAATAATTCTTAtacttataataaaaatgattctattttttctaatGTAAATGTTGTTACTACATGGAGATCTCCTTTTTTGATTCAGGCATTCTTGTTATTaccaatttttttaattatgatATTCATACCTTCTgagaaaattaatattaccTCTAACAACAGTCAGTGCACTGATGATATAAGTATTCAAGAAATTGATGACATAACACAAAgccaaaataaaaatcataagcacaataataatattacaaataaatactcgaatcataaatataataataatatatataattcaaatacatatgataatatatataaaactaataattattttagcagttataataatatttatcataataataatataaatatttgtcaTAATAATGAAACAAAAGATATTTCATATACATCCAGAGATACAAATAAATCCATAGCtgaaaaacataaatatagaaaaagtaAATTATTCAGtgattcaaaaaataaattattacgTCGTAATTTTAATAGATCAGCTACATATATAATGGAAAAGAAAActaatgtattaaaaaaaactcTTAAAGAagtgaaaaaattatttcataataaattatatattattataacctTAGGTATGAGTAATCTATATTTTGTAGTAACAGGTATACAATTCTGGATAACTGAATATATGTCTGTTGTTTTATTAACagagaaaatgaaaattgtTACTGTATCAACTTTATGCTTTTTAACTTCTCCTACTTCTGGAGTTTGGTTTGGTGGATTTGTTTGTGATTTATTCGGAggttataaaaatacaaattattCAAAAACTATAAAGGTAGCAACAGCATTTGCTATATCTGCATGTATATTTGGCATTCTTTCTGCTCATTTGaagaattttatttttttctcgaTATCCTTGTGGTTATGTCTTTTTACGGGTTCTGCTTTGGTTCCCGTTTGTGTGG gAATGCTCTTATCGTGCGTTAACAACCATCAGAAGAGTTTATCCTCTGCTGTTTCTCAAGtcatatataatgtttttgGTTGGTTCTCAGCTCCTTTGTTGTCTGGGATTATTATGGACATAATGCACAAATATACCAATGACAATAGATTGGCTTTAAAAGCTGGATTCACCATGATTTTGTATTCTAGTTCTATAGGTTTTCTTTTGTTGCTATACGCCAATTTTTTGGACCTTTCTGAGAAAAAAGACAATGACGAACTGATAGAATTAGAAGAACCACTCACATAG
- a CDS encoding thioredoxin 3 encodes MALICIGSVCFSLFHIGVIILLIINYFSSHIKKIFPFFFKSTNKEEIDNQIGNILEAKRKNKQLEQSTYIELKNTESLNHVFSSTQNSSIVIKFGAVWCKPCNKIKEYFKNQLNYYFVTLVDIDVDIHPKLNNEHNIKALPTFEFYFNLNNEWILVHTVEGANQNDIEKAFQKYCLEKAK; translated from the exons atggctCTTATTTGTATCGGATCCGTATGTTTTTCACTTTTCCATATAGgagttataattttattaattataaattatttttcatctcatataaaaaaaatatttccatTCTTCTTTAAAAGTACAAATAAAG AAGAAATAGACAATCAAATTGGAAATATCTTAGAagcaaaaaggaaaaataagcAG CTTGAACAAAGTACTTATATCGAATTAAAAAACACAGAAAGTTTAAACCATGTATTTTCATCAACCCAAAATTCTTCCATAGTCATAAAATTTGGTGCCGTATGGTGTAAGCCATGTAATAAAATCAAGGAGTATTTTAag aatcaattgaattattattttgtaacaTTGGTTGATATTGATGTTGATATACACccaaaattaaataatgaacatAACATTAAAGCATTACCAACAtttgaattttattttaatttgaaTAATGAATGGATCTTAGTTCATACA gTTGAAGGAGCTAATCAAAATGATATAGAAAAGGCATTTCAGAAGTACTGTTTAGAAAAAGCAAAATGA
- a CDS encoding glycolipid transfer protein, putative, whose product MSSLCEGEIFIANIEKKSLECRENDEIVVLKICELCNIIYPIFNKIFGNGFLGDTLKKDLKNSSSQVQRAIEKYPEETKYVSMLYSYNINKYENIEKLKKDLENGIISFLWMKRTLEFIIIFLEKCYITCNETKLSICAQEAYNEVLKKYHGFITSKIVKLCLRLSPTKEILTKKLGFKTHQQASTVLEKCLSITKPLVRDISVTIERFNCNFEEKI is encoded by the coding sequence atgagtAGTCTTTGTGAAGGTGAAATATTTATTGCCAATATAGAGAAGAAATCACTTGAATGTAgagaaaatgatgaaattgttgtattaaaaatatgtgaaTTATGTAATATCATATATCCAATATTTAATAAGATATTTGGCAATGGGTTTTTAGGTGATACCTTAAAAAAGGATCTAAAAAATTCTTCATCTCAAGTTCAACGAGCTATTGAAAAATATCCTGAAGAAACAAAATATGTTTCTAtgttatattcttataatataaataaatatgagaatatagaaaaattaaaaaaagatttaGAAAATGGAATTATAAGTTTCTTATGGATGAAAAGAACACtagaatttattataatatttctagAGAAATGTTATATAACATGTAATGAAACTAAATTATCTATATGTGCACAAGAAGCTTATAATgaagtattaaaaaaatatcatggCTTTATAACTTCAAAAATAGTAAAATTATGTTTAAGGCTATCTCCTACTAAAGAAATTTTGACCAAAAAATTAGGATTTAAAACTCATCAACAAGCTTCAACGGTACTTGAAAAATGTCTTTCTATAACAAAACCTTTGGTAAGAGATATATCTGTTACTATAGAAAGATTCAATTGTAATTTTGAGGAAAAAATttaa